Part of the Microbacterium immunditiarum genome is shown below.
AGTACAAGGGCAGCGGCGACGTGAACGACGCGCAGCGGTACCGCTGCGTCCCGGCGGAGCAACTCACTCCGCGCATGGATCCCTGATCCGCTGAACCGGGCTGCGCGCCGGCCTGCCGGCATTCGAAACGGATGCCGGTGGGCCGGCGTGCACCGTCCCGTTCCTCGCCGCGGGGAGCGAGTCAGGAGCGGGGCGCCTCGGCGAACGCGTCGCCGTGGATGACGAAGAACTGGCCGGACGAGCCGGCGACCGCGCGCGCGACGGTGTCGTAGAGCCAGTCGAGCGCGGCCGTGTGCTGTGTCGTCGACCGCCGATAGAGGAACACCCCGACAGGCGGCATCTCGAACGGCAGGGGGCGGACGACGAGCGGCCACGTGGACGCCCAGCCCTGGGCGATCGTGTCGGGTGCGGTCGCGATGAGGTCGCGGCTCGCCGCCAGAACCGGCGGCAGCGCCGTGATGTGGCGCAGCGCCACTTCGGGTTCGACCACGATGCCCGCCCGGCGCTCGGCGGCGGCGAGCATCGGGGCTCCCGAGTCGCCGCTCACGGTCGCGTGCGCTGCGGACACGTACGCGTCGAGGTCGAGGGTGCCTTCCGCGAGCGGGTGGCTCGCCGACATCACGACGGCGTAGGGCTGCGACTTGAGCTGACTGCGGACGAATCGGCCGGGAACGCTCGCGGTCGTGATGGCGAGATCGACCGTGCCTCGCGACAGCCAGTCCGAGAGCGCGTCGACCTGGATGGGCACGACTTCGAGGCGCATGTGCGGGGCGCGGGAGCGGATCGCCGAGAGGATCGCCGGCAGCCAGCCGATCTCTCCGAGCTCGGACAGCGCGATGCGGAACAGCCGCCGCGACGAGGACGGATCGAATCCGTGCACGGCGTCGATCGTGCGGTCGATGCCCTCGATCGCGTCGCGGAAGCCGGGGAACACGCTCTCGGCGAGGGGTGTCGGGCGCATGAGGCGGCCGTCGCGCTCGAAGAGCGGGTCGTCGAGCTCGCGCCGCAGTCTCGCGAGAGCCTGACTCACGGCGGGCTGGGTGACGTAGAGCCGACGGGCGGCGATCGTGAGGCTGCGCGACTCGTACACCGCCACGAAGACGCGCAGGAGGTTCAGGTCCACGGTCGGCCCGGGCATCCGTCGCTTAGAAACGATTCCCATCGCATAAGCAGTGATTATCTCTTGAAGACCCGGGAACAACCAGTGGTTACTAGCATGGCTTCGACCCGAACGAAGGAGCAAGTCATGACCGAGTCCGTCGCCGACGCGATCGCACGCGCGGGAAGCGCCGTCGAACTCCTGCGCAACTCGCAGGCACGCCCGACGATCTTCCCGGTGACGCCCGAGTTCTCGAACTGGCGCACCGAGCAGCGCGCCTGGCGCGACACCGTCGCCCTGCTCGACCAGTCCCACCACATGACGGATCTGTTCATCTCGGGACCCGACGCGCTCAGGCTGCTCTCCGACACCGGGGTCAACAGCTTCGCCGACTTCGGCGTCGACTGTGCGAAGCAGTTCGTCGCGGTCAACCACGAGGGCTACCTCATCGGCGACGCGATCCTGTTCCACCTGGAGGAGGATGTGTTCGACCTCGTCGGCTGGTTCATGGTGCTCGACTGGGTGCAGTACATCGGCGAGACCGGCGACTACGACGTGACGTTCGAGCGCGACGCGAACTCGCTCATGCGCGAACCGGGCATCCCGCCGAAGCTCTACCGCTACGAGCTCCAGGGACCGAATGCCCTCGCGCTCATGGAGAAGGCCACCGGCGCCCCCGTGCCGACGACGAAGTTCTTCCACATGACGACGTTCGAGATCGATGGCCTCACGGTGCGGTCGCTGCGGCACGGCATGGCCGGGCAGCCAGGATTCGAGCTGTTCGGGCCGTGGGCCGACGGTGAGCGGGTGCGCGACGCGCTCATCCGCGCGGGAGAGGGGCTCGACCTCGTGCTCGTCGGAGCGAAGGCCTACTCGTCGGCGAACCTCGAGTCGGCGTGGGTGCCGTCCCCTCTGCCGGCGATCTTCTCGGGCAAGGGAACGGCGGATTACCTCGCGTGGCTCCCCGCGAACCGCGCCGGCTCGCTCGCGGGCAGCTTCGTGTCGGACGACATCGAGGACTACTACCTCACTCCGTACGACCTCGGGTACGGACGCAGCGTCGCCTTCGATCACGACTTCATCGGGCGCGAGGCGCTCGAGCGCCACGCGCGGGGGCCTCGGCGTACGAAGGTCACGCTCGTGTGGAACCCCGAGGACGTCGCCGCGGTCCAGCGCTCGATGTACGAGCCCGGGCTGCCCGCCAAGTACCTCGACTTCCCGAAATCCCGGTATGGCACGTACCAGGTCGACCGCGTACTCGCGGACGGCGTCGACGCCGGCATCTCGCACGATGTCGGCTACATCACCGGAGAGCAGGTGTTCGTGTCGCTCGCGAGCGTCGACGCCGCGCACGCCGGGCCCGGGACCGAGGTCGTCGTGGTGTGGGGCGAGGAGCCGAACACGAGCAAGCCCGCCGTCGAGGCGCACCGCCAGGTCGAGGTGCGCGCGACGGTCGCACCGGCGCCGTACTCGTCGTTCGCACGGGAGAACTACCGGAAGAACTGACTCAACGGGTTGTGGCGGGGTGACCCTCGCGGAGGGAGTGACGGACGCGGCGGAGATACTCCGCGAACGCCGCTCCCTCCTCATCGGTGAATTCCTTGAGGATGAGGTGCTCGAGCTCGTCGACCCCCGGCCGAGCCTTCGCGATCGCGGCGGCACCCTTGTCGGTGAGGTAGAGCAGCAGGCGACGCGCGTGCTCGGGGTCGCGCTCGCGGCGCACGAGCCCGGCTTCGAGCATCGGATCCATGGTCTGCGCCATCGTCTGCGCGCGCACGAACGAGCGACGGGCGAGCTCGGAGCTCGTGATGCCGGGGCGGCGTTCGAGCACCGTGAGCGCGGTGTACTGGGCGGTGGTCATGCCGGCCGCCGCGCAGGCCGCGTCGATGTACGGGCGGAGCGCGAGCTCGACCTGCTTGACGACATACGTGAAGTTCGTGTGTTCCATACCGACCCCTCCCCCAGGCCCGATCAGGCTAACGCCCGTCACGATCGGACCGCATGCGTACGCGCTCTCATCCAGCGAGTGTACGCATAGCGGTCATTTCGTCGCAATGCGTGCAGACGGGCGTCCTCCGGTGTTAGCCTTCCGCTGTGCTTGAAGCAACCGATCTCCAGGAACGCATCTTCGCCGGCGGGGAGTACGTCCATACCTCCTCGACCCAGGTTCTCACCGTCGAGAACCCCTTCGACCGGTCCATCGTCGGCCACGCGCCCGACAGCTCGCCCGAGGACGTCGACCGCGCCGTCACCGCGGCGCGCGAGGCGTTCGACAGCGGCTCCTGGTCCGAACTGAGCCCTGCCGACCGCGCCGACTGGATCGATCGCCTCGCCGACGAGATCGAGGCGCGCGGCGCGACCACGGCTCCCCTCGTCACCGACGAGATCGGCCAGCCGATCACCGTCGCGCGCGGCATGAACGCCATCCGCCCCGTGCAGCACCTGCGCTACTACGCGAAGATCGCGCGCGGGCTCTCGGTGGAGCAGGAGCGCAAGAACGTCGACCGCGAGGGCAGCTCGCTCCACCTGCGCCGCCCGCTCGGCGTCGCTGCCCTCATCGTGCCGTGGAACCACCCGCAGTCCTCGACGACGCTCAAGCTCGGCCCCGCCCTCGCGGCCGGCTGCACGGTCGTCATCAAGCCGGCCGCCGAGTCCCCGCTCGACATCTTCACCCTCGCCGAGGCGAGCCGCGCGATCGGCCTTCCTCCCGGCGTCATCAACATCGTCACGGGCGGCCGCGAGACCGGTCAGGCGCTCGTCGCGCACCCCGGGGTCGACAAGGTCGCCTTCACCGGCTCGACCGCCGCGGGCCGTCACATCGCGTCGGTCGCGGGGCAGCGCCTGATCCCCGCCACGCTCGAGCTCGGCGGCAAGTCCGCGGGCATCCTCCTCGACGATGCCGACCTCGACGATGTCATGGCGAGCCTGCGCTACGCGTCCTTCGGCAACACGGGCCAGAACTGCGTCGCGCTGAGCCGCATTCTCGCCCCCGCGCACCGCTACGACGAGGTCGTCGACGCACTCGTCGCCCTCGCGCGCGACCTGCGGGTCGGAGACCCGAAGGACGACACGACCGAGGTCGGGCCGCTCGTCTCCGCGACCGCGCACGCGCGAGTCACGGGCATGCTCGACCGCGCGCAGGCCGAGGGCGCCACGATCCTCGCGGGCGACACGCCGACTCCCTCGGAGGGTTACTTCTTCGCGCCGCGCGTGATCGTCGACGCCGCCGTCGACAGCGACATCGCGCAGAACGAGATCTTCGGACCCGCGATCAGCGTGCACCGGTACACGGATGTCGACGACGCCGTGCGCATCGCGAATGCGACGACCTACGGCCTCGGCGGCGCGGTCTTCAGCGCAGACGCGGATGCCGCACAGACGGTCGCCCGCCGCGTGCAGACCGGCTCGATCGGCATCAATGGCTACCGCCCCGACCTCGGCTCGCCGTTCGGCGGCGTCAAGGCGTCCGGGCTCGGCCGCGAGTTCGGCCCCGAAGCGGTCGAGAACTACCGCGAGAGCACGTCGATCTTCCGCTGAGCGAGGAGCGGGGCATCCGCCTCGACATCACCGCATTGAGTTACAGGTAGCCTGATACTGAGCGCTGTCGCTCAGTCGCTTGGTCCGAAGGAGGAGCAATGCCCATCACGTCCCGCGCCGCGATCGTCCGCGAAGCCCCGGGAGAGTTCGAGATCGCCGAAGTCGAGGTCGGCGACCCGCGCCAGAACGAGATCCGAGTGCGGATGGTCGCCGCGGGAATGTGCCACTCGGACTACCACATGATGACCGGCGACAGCGTCGCGGGCCACCTGCCGATGGTGTGCGGGCACGAGGGAACCGGCATCGTCGAGTCGGTCGGCCCGAACACCCCCGGGTGGGAGGTCGGCGACGCCGTCGTCTTCACGTGGATCCCGAGCTGCGGCAAGTGCCGGTGGTGCACGACCGGCATGACGAACCTGTGCGACCGCGGCCGGTACCTGCTCGCCGGGCACCGCTTCGACGACGAGGAGAGCTACCGCTTCGCCCTCCCCGACGGCACCGAGGTCGGGCAGATGTGCCAGGTCGGCTCGTTCTCGGAGTACACGCTCGTGTCGGTCGACTCGGCGATCAAGCTGCCGAGCGACGCCGACCTCGACAAGTTTTGGCTGCTCGGATGCGGTGTCGGCACCGGCTGGGGCAGCGCCGTCTACGCCGCCGAGACCCAGCCCGGCGACGTCGTCATCGTGATGGGGATCGGCGGCATCGGAATCAACGCCGTGCAGGGCGCGCACCACGCGGGCGCGGTCGCGGTCATCGCGGTCGACCCGGTCGAGTTCAAGCGCGAGTCGGCGCTCCGCCTCGGAGCGACCCACGCGTTCGCGACCATGGACGAGGCGGCCGACTTCGCGCGGTCCATCACGAACTGGCAGGGCGCCGACCGCGCCATCGTCGCGGTGGGCGTCGTCGAGGGCGAGCACGTCGCGCAGGCCGTGTCCGCCATCCGCAAGGGGGGCGTCGCGGTCATCACGGGCATCGCGCCCGACCGCGAGACGAGCATCCCGATCAGCCCGCTCGAGCTCACGCGCTACCAGAAGCGCATCCAAGGGACGATCTACGGCCACGCGAACCCGCGCGCCGACGTCCCCCGGCAGCTGCAGATGTACCAGGCGGGACAGCTCAAGCTCGACGAGCTCATCACGAAGATGTACACGCTCGACGAGATCAACCAGGGCTACCTCGACATGGTCGAGGGACGCAACATCCGTGGCGGCATCCGGTTCTGACGGGTCGTCCTCGACAGGCTCCGGCCGCCCGGATCACCGACTCGGGCGGCCGGTTCCATCCTGCGGAAGGTGCGTTGGCATCCACCGCGTATTTCAGGTAGCCTGACATTCGAGCGGAGACGCTCCCCGAGCGCGGCGCGCCATGCCGCGCGACGCAAAGCAGCGAGTGAGGTGTGATGGCCCAGAACGTCGTGTCCGCGACCGTCGATGAGCTGCCCGAGCTGGAAGGGCGGACATTCGGTCCCTCCGGCTGGCGGCCGATCACGCAGGAGGAGGTGAACCTCTACGCCCAGCTGTCCGGTGACGACAATCCGATCCACATCGATGAGGAGTTCGCCGCGTCCACGCCCTTCGGCACGCGCATCGCGCACGGACTGCTCACGCTGAGCCTCGTCGTGCGCCACATGCGCCAGATCTTCCAGATCACGGGCGCGAGCATGGGCATCAACTACGGCATCAACAAGGTGCGCTTCCCCGCGCCCGTGCCGTCCGGGTCCAACGTCCGCGTCCACGGTCGCGTCGCGAGCGTCACCGACGTCGGCGGCGGCTGGCAGATCGAGGTCCCCGTCACGTTCGAGATCGAAGGCGTCGAGAAGCCTGCGTGCGTGGCCGAGCTCGTGCTGAGGTATTACCGATGAGCGCTCCCGACGGCATCCGCCTCGACGGCAAAGTCGCCATCGTCACCGGCGCCGGCCGCAGCCTCGGCCGCGCCTACGCGCTCGCCCTCGCCGACGCGGGAGCCGCCGTCGTCGTCAACGACGTCGATGCCCAGACCGCGTCGCAGACCGTCGCCGACATCGAGGCGGCGGGCGGCCGCGCCACTGCCGTCGTCGCCCCCGTGGGCCCGACCGAGACGGCCGACGCGCTCGTGTCCGCTGCGGTCGAGACGTTCGGCCGCCTCGACATCCTCGTCGCGAACGCCGGCGTGCTGCGCGACCGCGTTCTCTGGAAGATGGGCGACGACGACTTCGACATCGTCATCGAGACGCACCTGCGAGGCTCGTTCACGACCGGCCGCGCCGCCGCGACCTACATGCGCGAGAACGAGATCCCCGGGCGCATCATCCTCATCGGATCCCCCGCCGGACAGTTCGGCAGCTTCGGCCAGACGAACTACGCCACCGCGAAGGCGGGCCTCGTCGCGATGGCGCGCACGTGGTCGCTCGAGCTCGCGCGCGCGGGCATCACCGCGAACACCGTCATCCCGACGGCCCTGTCCCCCATGACCGCGACGATCCCCGCGTACACCGAGGTGTACGAGGACTACGTCGCGGGCAAGGGCATCCCGACCGAGTACCGCCGCGACCACGCACTCGGCACGCCGGAGGACGTCGCGTCGCTCATCGTGTGGCTGGCCTCGGATGCCTCGGCCGGCGTCACCGGCCAGGCCCTCGGCATCGGCGGCGACCGCCTGACGCTCTACGCGCACCCCGACGTGCTGCGTACGATGAACCAGGACGGCGGCTGGTCGCCCGCGCAGATCGACGAGGCCTGGCGCGCCGAGCTCGCCGCCGACGCGCAGCGCTCCGGACCTCGGAAGGGCTGACATGCGCGCGCACTACGCCGACATCTGGCAGGCGATCGCGCGCGCCCTGCCCGACCGGACCGCGATCCTCGCGATCGACGGCGAGGAGTGGACCTACGAGCGATTCGCCCGCGAGGCGGGCTCGCTCGCCGCGACGCTCTCGGCGCACGGCGTGCGAGCCGGCGACCGCGTGGCGATGCTGCTCTACAACCGCCCCGAGTTCCTCCTCACGCAGTTCGCGTGCCTCGCCGCCGGGTTCACGCCCGTGCCGCTGAACTTCCGTCTGCGGGCGGGAGAGGTCGCTGCGCTGCTCGACGACTCCGGTGCCGCCGCACTCGTGTACCCGACGTCGCTCACGGCGGTCGTCGTCGATGCCGAGGAACGCGCCGGCCACGACGTGCTCCTCATCTCGGTCCGAGACGACGCCACAGCCGAGGCTCCCGGCATCGCGTGGAAGGACGCGGTCGCAGGCGACGCGCCGCTGCCGCCCGCGGCGATCGACGGCACCGAGCTGTGGATCTACACCGGCGGCACCACCGGGCGGCCGAAGGCCGTGCGGTGGGACGAACAGGACATGTTCGAGGTCCAGATGTTCGCGACCTACTCGCTCAGCGGGCTCGAGTGGCCTCAGACGACGAGCGACGCGGCCCAGATCGCGAGCGATCCCGCGACGCCGCACATGGTCAACCTGCCGCTCGCGCCGTTCATGCACGGCACGGCGCTGACCACGTCGATGAACACCCTGACGCTCGGCGGCACGGTGCTCGTGACCTCGTCGGCGCGCCTCGACGCCGACGCGGCGCTGCGGTTCGCGAACGACGCGCGCGCGACGCGCATCATCGTCGCCGGCGACGCCATCGCAGTCCCCCTCGTCGATGCGGCCGAGCGCTTGCGCCTCGGACTCCCGACGGTGACGTCGATCATGAGCTCGGGCATGCGCTTCAGCCCCGAGACCAAGCGCGGACTCCACCGGCTCGGAGCCCTGTCGATCCACGACCTGCTCGCCTCGACCGAGGGCGGCGGGTTCGCCGTCACGACCACGACCGGCGAGCACGACCTGCCCGGGCGTCCGAAGCTGTTCCCCACCGCGGTCGTCCTCGACGAGCAGCGCAACGAGATCCAGGACCGCCCCGGCGCGCTCGGAGTACTCGCCCAGCGCGGCGCGCTCCCCCTCGGCTACTACGGCGACCAGGAGAAGACGGATGCCACGTTCCCCGTCATCGACGGTGTGCGCCACGTCATCCCCGGCGACTGGGTGCGCGTGGAGGACGACCGGCACATCGAGTTCCTCGGCCGCGGCAGCGGTGTGATCAACACGGGCGGCGAGAAGGTGTACCCGCTCGAGGTCGAGGAGGCCCTGCTGTCGCATCCGGCCGTCGCCGACGCCGTCGTGCTCGGCACCCCCGACCCGCGCTTCGGCGAGGTCGTGACCGCTGTCGTCGAACGCGCGGCGGACGTCACGCCGGACGAGCTGATCGCGCACGTGGACGGTCAGCTCGCCGGCTACAAGAAGCCGCGGCGCATCGTGTTCCGCTCGTCGATGGACCGCTCGCCGACCGGGAAGGTCGACATCGGCAGGCTGCGCGACGAGATCCTCGCCGCGAACGCATCGGGAGGCACCGCATGACCCTCGACGGCATCCGTGCGATCGACACGCACGTCCACATCCAGGTCGACGACAGCGGCCACTTCGGCGCGTCGCAGGAGCAGCGCGACGCGATGGACCGGTACTTCGGCAGCGGCGAGCCGCCGCGCACGATCGACCAGACCGCCGAGTACTACCGCGAGCGCGAGCTCATGGCGGTCGTGTTCACGGTCGACGCGACGACGAACTCCGGCCACCGCCCGAACAGCATCGACGACATCGCGGCAGGCGCCGCGCGCAACGCCGACACGCTCATCGCGTTCGGCTCGGTCGACCCGCTCCAGGGCGAGGCCGCGATCGACGAGCTGCGACGCCAGGCGGGCGAGCTCGGCGTGAAGGGCTTCAAGTTCCACCCCACGGTGCAGGGCTTCGACCCGTCGGCGCCGGAGTTCATCCCGCTGTTCTCGGCGATCGAGGAGCTCGACCTGCCGATCGTCGTGCACACGGGGCAGACCGGCGTCGGCGCCGGCGTGCCGGGCGGGCTCGGCCTGCGACTCGGGCTGTCGAACCCGATGCTGCTGGACGACGTGGCTGCGCGGCATCCGGGTCTTCGCATCATCCTCGCCCACCCGAGCGTGCCGTGGCAGGACGAGGCGATCTCGATCGCGACCCACAAGGCGAACGTGTGGATCGACCTGTCGGGGTGGTCGCCGAAGTACTTCAGCCCCGCCCTCGTGCGCGCGACGCGGACGTACCTGAAGCACAAGATGCTGTTCGGGTCGGACTTCCCCGCGATCACGCCGGACCGCTGGCTGCGCGACTTCGCGGCGCTCGAGCTGCCCGAGGATGTGGAGCGCCTCGTGCTCAAGGACAATGCTGTGAAGCTGCTCGGACTCGACGGAGGGAGCACGGCATGACCGGACTCGACTACCCGGGCGACGTCCTCGGCTTCGCGAACGATCTGACGGATGCGGAGCGGGCGAAGCTCTCGCAGCTGCGCGCATACCTCGACGAGAACGTGCGGCCGGTGCTCGTCGAGCGGTGGGAGCGCGGCGAGTCGCTCGCGGACTTCCGCAAGCCCCTCGCGGGCCTGCATCTGCTCGACGACCCGTCCGTGCTGCAGGCCGACGGATCGCTCAGGCCGCTGTACCGCGGGTTCGTGACGCTCGAGCTGTGCCGGCTCGACCTCGCGATGTCGATCACGTACGGCGGCCAGGTGGGCATGTTCCGCACGCTCGTGCACGCGGGCGGCAGTCCCGAGCAGATCGCGGCGTGGGACCCGGGCATCCTCGATTTCACCTTCACCGGATGCTTCGCCCTGAACGAGCCCGACCACGGATCCGACGTCGCCGGAGGCATGGCGACCACGGCGCGCCGCGACGGCGACCGCTGGATCCTCAACGGGGCGAAGCGCTGGATCGGCAACGCGACCATCTCCGACAACCTGTGCATCATCGCGCGCGAGGAGGGCGGCGAGCGCGTGCTCGCGTTCGTGGTGCCGTCCGACTCCCCCGGCGTGACGCGGAGTGTGATCGCGCACAAGGCCGCCGCGCGCATGGTGCACAACGCCGACATCGCGCTCCAGGACGTCGTCGTGCCCGAAGAGCGTCGCCTGCCGCGCATCGAGGGCTTCGCCGACATCAACCGGGCATTCCGCAAGCTGCGCGCCGACATCGCGTGGAGCGCGGCGGGCATGCAGCTCGGCGCGTATGCGGCGGCGATCGACTACGCGCAGCGGCGCGAGCAGTTCGGGCGCCCGATCGCGGGGTTCCAGCTCATCCAGCAGAAGCTCGTGCAGATGGTCGCGAACATCGCGCAGACGCTCGCCCTCGCGGTGCGCACGGCGGAGCATCCGATCGCCGACGATGTCTCTCCGAGCCTCGTCAAGCTCATCGCGGCCGACCGGCTGCGCGAGACCGTCGCGCTCGCGCGCGAGACGATGGGCGGCAACGGCATCCTGCTCACGGGCGACGCGGTGCGCTTCTTCGCGGATGCCGAGGCGATGTACACGTTCGAGGGCACGCGCGAGATGAACACCCTCATCGTCGGCCGGGCGCTGACGGGCCGGAGCGCCTTCACCCGCTGAGTCCGGCGGCCCGGGGCGAGCCTCCCTCGCGGGAGTCGATCTCTCAGAGGAGGTGCTGCGTGGCCCGTCGGTACTGCACGGGCACGCCGACCAGATTCTCGGCTCCGAGCTCTCGCTCGGCTCGGCGTGCCCAGTAGGCGTCCTGGAGAATCGCCCGACCGATGAAGACGAGGTCCGCGTTTCCGGATCGAAGGGCCTCGCACGCCTCGGACGTCGTTCTGACCCGCCCGACGGCGCTCGTGGCGATCCGCGCGCGACGGCGAACCTCTCCGGCCATGCCGAGGTGGTACAGGGGCTCCTCCGGGATGGCCTCGCCCGGGAGGATGCCGGAGCTCGTGCCGTCGATGAGATCGACGCCCTCGTCTCGCATCCAGGAAGCGACCTGGACGGTCTCATCGAGGCTGATGCCCCCCGGCAGCCAGTCGATCATCGAAAGCCTGATGAACAGGGGCAGGTCGTCGGGCCACGCCTGCCTCATCGCTCTCGCGACGGCGAGGGGAAGCCGGGCGCGATTCTCGAGTGACCCGCCGTACCGATCCGTCCGGCGATTGGCCAGAGGAGAGAGGAACTGGTGCATGAGGTACCCATGTGCGAAGTGCCCCTCGAGCACGCGATATCCGGCCTCGTGAGCACGCCGCGCGGCCACGCTGAAGTCGGAGACGATCCCTTCGATATCCGATGTCGTCATGGCCGTGGGCAGGTGCCAGTCGGGCTTGAACGGCTCCGCCGACGGCGCGAGCACCTGCCCCCACGCCTCGCGCGGCAGAGGTCGATTGCCTTCCCACGGCCGCGTCCTCCCGCCCTTTCGACCCGCGTGCGCGATCTGGATGCCGGGGACGGCGCCGTGGGCGGCGACCGCGGCGGTC
Proteins encoded:
- a CDS encoding NADH:flavin oxidoreductase/NADH oxidase, with the protein product MSTSAGGAETLFSAFTIRGLTIPNRIVMSPMCMYTSGGDGRPTDWHVVHLGSRAAGGTGLVFTEATAVSADGRITPGDLGIWSDEHVDGHRRLTAAVAAHGAVPGIQIAHAGRKGGRTRPWEGNRPLPREAWGQVLAPSAEPFKPDWHLPTAMTTSDIEGIVSDFSVAARRAHEAGYRVLEGHFAHGYLMHQFLSPLANRRTDRYGGSLENRARLPLAVARAMRQAWPDDLPLFIRLSMIDWLPGGISLDETVQVASWMRDEGVDLIDGTSSGILPGEAIPEEPLYHLGMAGEVRRRARIATSAVGRVRTTSEACEALRSGNADLVFIGRAILQDAYWARRAERELGAENLVGVPVQYRRATQHLL